Proteins from a genomic interval of Haloplasma contractile SSD-17B:
- a CDS encoding HD domain-containing protein — MTQNQVIDQIRQFVKQKLDNEGTGHDWWHIERVYNLAIALAKREGADLFTVKVAALLHDIADHKFNNGNSAIGAKIAKQLLIECGCKAELAETVYTIINTMSYKGGTVSSKQETLEGKVVQDADRLDALGAIGIARTFAYGGSKGRELYNPEIKPQQYENFESYKKSNSPTLNHFYEKLLLLKDLMNTESATELAKKRTEYMKQYLQQFYSEWDALDFDA; from the coding sequence ATGACTCAAAATCAAGTAATCGATCAAATCAGACAGTTTGTAAAACAGAAATTAGATAATGAAGGTACCGGTCACGATTGGTGGCATATTGAACGCGTATATAATCTAGCTATTGCTTTGGCTAAACGCGAAGGGGCTGATTTGTTCACTGTTAAAGTTGCTGCATTGTTACATGATATTGCTGATCACAAATTTAATAATGGTAATAGTGCGATAGGTGCTAAAATTGCTAAACAATTATTAATTGAGTGTGGATGTAAAGCAGAACTTGCTGAGACGGTCTATACAATCATTAATACGATGTCTTATAAGGGGGGGACGGTCAGTTCAAAACAAGAAACACTTGAAGGTAAGGTAGTTCAGGATGCAGATCGGCTTGATGCACTTGGAGCAATTGGGATTGCTAGAACCTTTGCATATGGTGGAAGTAAAGGGAGAGAACTCTATAACCCAGAAATTAAACCACAACAGTATGAGAATTTTGAGAGTTACAAGAAGAGTAATTCACCTACGCTTAACCATTTTTATGAGAAGTTATTATTGTTAAAGGATTTAATGAATACAGAAAGTGCAACAGAGTTAGCTAAAAAAAGAACTGAGTATATGAAACAATACTTACAACAGTTTTATAGTGAATGGGATGCTCTTGATTTTGATGCATAG